The genomic segment TTCACTGGGAGGATTTGTCCTCGCTTCACCCGTACAGCAGCCAGAAGGTGCTTGACAGACACCTTGCTTAGAGCCTGAAGGCTGTGAGGACAAAAccaataaaaatctaaatcaactGCATAGTTGCTCAGAGTTTCTTTGTATCTATCATACATTTGCCTAAGCACATACGCCAATGTATAAAACCCCTAATattataaagaaagaaatggccCAGAAAGTGGACGTCATGGGTGCATGATTTGAAGCGTTCTTTGCTCTTTAACAGATAAACCGACTCAAGTGCTTGCAAGTCTACTCTGTTTCCTAAAGTAAAAGGAGAAACAAATATAAAGATTAGATTTTTGTGACACCCTGATTTGGTTTATAGAGGAATAgttagttgttttgttgttgttgtttttttttaagtttgccATTGcgtgttttttctcctctctgttcactGGCCTGTCTCACAGGCAGTGCAGAGTGACTATGGTGTCCAGCAGTGTCCTTGTCGCCCCTGCAGTCTCAGGGCCCTGCCTCCCCTGCCAACTCCTGCAGCTGAGGACTGTGTGCATGGGCTCCAGCATCCCCCCCCACATCCGCCGCTGAGGTTGCATCAGAACGCCGCCGTCCCCTGATGGTACGAGGCCCAGGGCTTGTGTCGGATCCGGGGCTCAGCAGGCCCAGAGGGGGCTCAAGGAGCCCCGGCTCTCGCACCCGAGGCTTTCGGCCTCGACGAGAGGGGATGCCATTGCAGCCGTCCTTCTTGAGGTGGCGGTGCAGGTGATCTGAGCGCACGAAAGTCTTAAAGCAGCTTGAGCACTGATAGGGGCGCAGGCCGGTGTGTACGCGCATGTGGTTCTTCAGGTCGTAGTTGTGAGCAAAGGCGGCTCCACATTGCGTACACAGGTAAGGCTTCTCTCCTGTATGCTTCCGCATATGAACCTTGAGCTTGTCCTGCCTGGGAGGGAGAAATATAAAGATCAGGATCAGGAtacacagagtaaaaaaaaaaaaaaatctaatgaacTAGAGGATTGGCTCACACCCATTCAAATGCACTAAGCACACACAGCCAGtttcagggtttgtttttttccctcagtgtcAGTTACTTATCAGGCTATGTAATATCATGTACAAAGTACATAATTAACTCAAAACATATTATTAATCCTCATGTGTACCAGTGGCCAGCCTAATATACTTTGGATGGTTTTATTTCCTATTTAACAGCCATCTTTTGGATCTCTTCCAGTGGAATTATTTGGTGAGGGCAGCCAGACCAACTGAGGAGAAGCCATAAACTTTACATCTTTATGTGTGTAATTGCACACAAGAGCACAACTGTGGACTGACAAGAAAGCTCAATGTTCATTGTGTCAGTTGGCATTTTTATGATCTCTGTTAACTTTTCTTTGAGGACGACACCATAAGAATTGACAGATTCCTGTTTTGTGAACAGAAAATGAGGATTTAACCGTCTGCAGCTGAACAAGtccaaaatcattttgaaaaataGACGTTTATCGTTGAATAGTACTGAAATATAGATGAGTCATCAGTTTTGTGGCCTAGTTCTATCCCCACAAGCTGTATTTTGATTGAATTTTGTATAGGAATAGGTGTCACTTCAACGCAAATCAAATTGTTGATATGGAAGACTTACTTGTCAATAATTCATGAGTTCTACAACGATTACACTCTGGTCAAAACAAGACTAAATTATGACTCGACTTCTCTAAATCTGATGTCATCTCATTACATAATGGAAGAATTTTTACTTTACGTTGATACACCGCCCACTAAACTTTTATCAGGCTGCCCTGGCCTTTATCTAACACTtgtccctccctccatctccccttTAGCTCTTACTATCTCTCGAGCTCACAAGCTCTTAAATCGTCTAACCCCCCTGCATCCACGGCAGAGGGTTTCTAAATAAACAAGTGTAGTTACGACAACTCCATttgaacacacacgcacacacatacacttgccATGTAAGTGGATTAGCTGTCATACGAGCAAACAAATAAACCCACTGCAACCCTTACAGGTCTGTACAAACTGTGTcccaaatataaaaatgaacaaagaaacaCGTATGTAGgtgagaagaaacacacagacacacacacacacacatatacaggctGTAGCCTTGAAACAAAGTGGCACACTGACAGGGGTGAATTATTTAAAGGACAGGAGTGATTTATTACCATGCGAGGCACACTCTTAACCCTGATCAAACAGGATTAAGATTACAATACCCCCTTCCCACTGCTGGTCGAATTTAGCTAGACGGCAAATTCAGATTGGTCTTCCCTACCTGCCATGCCAGCAGAGGTTCTGGATATTTCTAGCCTACTGCATCTATTTCCAGCGCAAGTCcagtgattaattaattaaaggaATGATTTCAAGGAAAAGGCAGGACTCCTAAATACAGGGATACCATGTGCACTCAAGTCCCCTGCTGTCAACTAGCCACATTTATCTGAGTGGCACATGGCAGATTTCATTAGAGAGGTAaaggagtgacagagagagaggagggggtggtgtAACTACTCTGCCGTGGGCAATAATCAACATAACCAGAGATCAAAAGTTCAAATTACTGCATTGGAGCACACAGAGCACCATTCAGGGCCTGTGATCCCCCCTCTGTATCAGAACACAGCACTTTATAGCAGCCCTCCACTAGATAACACCGCCATGGCACAGCCTTCTTTTATAGGACCCCTATGTTAAAATTCCAGGACTTTGCTATGAAGGCTGTCATAATAAAACAGACCTTTAAAACCACCTGACCCCCTCAGAGTTGGAATATTGTACATGCCATTTTGATTAGCATTTGGCTACAATGCAACGTTGTAAAAACATTGGTTAGGACTAGTTAGGAGTCTGTCCTGTGATCAAGGTAAACACTGAGATTTACAAACCGCAATGCCTCCTTAATACAAAGCTAAGTTGGTTAGCGCTAATACTCTTGCTCTTGGCTTTGTGGTATTTCCCACTGCTGGGCAGTTTGTCTACGGTGCCAAGTCCAAGACTATTAGTACATGTGACATGATGTAGTCACTTCATTAATTGGGCTTACCTGGTAAAGCGCACTTTGCAGATGGCGCATTCATAGGGTTTCTCTCCCGTGTGCGTTCGGATGTGGCGGGGTAGCTTGCCTGCTCCTTGAATGACCTTGGAGCATATGGGGCACTTCTGGAAGGCCTTAGAGCgcatcttcctctctcctccacctcctcctcctccacccccgctgcctctctctccaacccccctctctcctcctacTCTGTCTTGGCCTGTACTGCCCCGAAGCCAGAGCGGTGGCACTCCCTGcgtcacagcagcagaagctgTATCCTCGTGCTGCGTGCTGTTAAAATAATTCAAGTAAAATTCCATGTCTGGGTCGTCCCCATCTCCCTGTTCTTCCCCGGTCGTCGCACGCTCCTTTTGCCTCTCGATGGAGTCCATCATCTGCTGCAGGAGGGCACTGGCTGAACCCCTATCCCTCGCCTCCCTACCCCCGTTCTCCACTTCTGTTTCCTGACCCAGCCTAGACTCAGGGGGGAGGTAGAAGTGCCCATTTTGGGATGGAGGGTAATAGGTTGAGCCCAGGCTTGCTCCATTCCCCTGCACTGCTtccccatcctcctcttcctcttcatcctcatcctcttcctctggcTCCTGCGTCGGGGCCTGGGCCAAGGCGAGGGCCAAGGGGGAGTAGTACTCACCAGGGCCGCCAGGAGCCCCATTGCTGGGGCCATTGCCATGGTTAAAGTGCAGGTGTGTAGGCAGGTCCCTGAGCTCTGGcgtgctgcagctgctgctccagtgCGCCCCTCTCTGGAAGTACTCCAGGTACTCCCGGGCCCGCACCCGGTTCCCCTGCTCCTTGCCTCCTCTGCCCTttccctcctcatcttcatcttcatctcttcGCTCACTGACCGCCTAGTGAAACATGGTGTGGGACAAAGAGAGCAAGtgaagagaaaattaaagtaTTTGTAAGTTTGTGTCAAGGACAAAGAAATTGAGAACAGAAgcaaagaacagaagaaaaagtatgtttgaaaaaaatcacattctgTAAAGTACATCAACTAAAGTGAAGGCTGAAGACCAATATGTAGAACTGTAAGGCCTATCAGCATGGGCAGATCACTATCTGGGTATCCTGGATGCACACCCAGGGGCTTAGTATGCCTGTGGGTACATGCATGTgcaatgagaaaataaaaagtaattgGGAAAACACATTGCTAATTAGTGTGTgtataaaaaacaataaagcacCTCAGAGCCCCATGTATGTTTTAAATGGCACATTCACCAACTCTTAAAAAGTGTCAGTGTTAAAGTCTTGTTGTTAAGAGAAGTGAACTTGTGTTAAATGTAACATTAGATAACTGGAAATGTAGTGCCACAAACTACAATGTTACAGATTGGGACCCTTTCACATTAAACATCCAGGAGCCCGTGAAGGTTTTTGCCCTGTATGCCCCTGTATGATCATCACAGTGAAGCGTAGCTGTGATCATCACATGATGTAGAGCATTATGTATTCAGACACAGCATATCACAGCTACGCTTCAAAACAATCAAGTATAGCTGTGATATGCTGTGTATGTAGTCTGTGAAAGAGCATGCTGTCCTTCCACACACGCTATTGGCTCAGAGTGAGTAAGTGTTGAACTAACCCCAAGGCTGTGGGCGTGTGTTTGGCATAGTGAGAGAGACTGATAAAGGCCATGATGTAAGCTTGACTATGCCGACTATTTAATGAAGGTGATGACCAGACACTTCATTCCCTGAGTGACTGAACCAGGAGAACTTTACTTTGTTATGGTGATATTATTAGTTATTTCAGCTCCACAATACATGACCTGTACTGTACCGTACATGGTTAGTGCTATAAATTTGTTCAACATCTTACAATGGGTTGCTTATGATGGCATTAACTCATAAAGGCAGAGCAGATCAAATCAAACTTAACACGTCACTTTTAGTTCAATAATGGTCTTGTACCGGCGGGGAGAGCACTTTGGTGTCCAGCAGGTGTGTACAGACATCCTGGACAGGTGAGATTTCCAGGAGACGTGCAGCGGCAAGGATGTCAGCCACACTGCTGTGGCTGACTGTCAATGTGGCTGTGTAGGCAAAGTCCAGCAACGCTCCCAGAGCCTCTGCTGCCACAAAGTCGATGTTGTAGATGTTCTGTTGGTCAGCAGCGGCCCCTGAAGTGAAGAGCTTGTGGAAGTATAAGCTGCAGGATGCCAGGACGGAGCGGTGAGCTGGGAACTCCCGGTCCTGAGTAACCAGGAGCACGTCACAGAGCAGGCCGCTGAGCCGCTGCTTGTTCAGGCTGCCCAGGATGTCTGCGCTGTGCTCAGGGAAAGGGATCCCCACGGGGCCTTCCTCTGCTTCGCCggcccctcctctccctcctccacccccgCTGCTTGCTGTCCCCCTGAGCCGCCTTCCGCCCCTCCCACCGGCTCCTGACGACATCTTCCACCAGCCTGCCGCCGAGCCGCCTAGCACAGCCCCCACCCGTGTATCCGTCCTGCCGTCTGTCCGTCTGCCTGTCTAAGGGAAAAGAGTTGGATAGAGGGATGGGACAGAGGAGGATCAGTTCATGGCATTCTTTATGTGGAtatagaaaaagagaggaatgTTGAATAATTCATTCACCACAGTTAGAAATATACACCAAAATGCTTCAGGACAGAACCCAGTAGACATATACAGACTCTAAAGTATCTTAACAAAACCTACAGTTGGGTCATATCAGGTTGTGTGGCAATTAGCATTGCTATCAGCTATAAAACAGGTCCGGCAATGAGCATTACGATACCAGAGATTTCAAGGTGTGACAACAAAATTATGCAATATgtcaaaaatcagttttaaaaacatttgacaaactgcaacaacaatgaaaaacaacagttgaAACTAACCAGTATAGTGCATAAGGGGttgataaaaacagtaaatggTATGCAATCTAATATGACCCAACTTAGCAGTGATCTTTATTTATTCCCTAttctatatactgtatgcttATGACTTCTATCCAAGTGAACTGTGTACTTTTCCAGTCtccaaataaaatctgaaatgatgaatgagTCATCTTTATTCATTAGTATATTGGCAATGCAAAAACTTCTCTACTGAGTTTTCACACCAACATGTTGACAGTTTCCACGAGAATGTGTGTTTCTATTCCCAGGACATCAGTATCAAAAACTCTTACCATGATGTGTTTGTAACACCCAAAAAGAAGTAATTAAAGTTAAGAAAGTCTTTTTGTGCTCCATGAGCATCTGATCTGAGCAGCACAGTGAATGCTTTACATTTGCCACATATGTTGAATGCTCGATAAATCTGTTTTGTAAGCAGTAGCTCACATAAGGAGCCAAAATATAAAGTAGCAGCCAAAACTGCCAATTCAAACATTTCACTCCTTTTCACTAGACCCAAAAACCCTCAGAGAGTGTCCTaagtgacaacaacaacaaaaagagcaCTGCACATCTCATCTGTTTGCAATTGATTTTAAAGCAAATCTACTGGCACAACAGGTGCATTTACAGACTTACTACAAAATCATATAACAGCACAATGTGACGATGTGCAATAACTTTGTTTCTGATGGCACTGAATAAAGAGTGGCATTTGGCAAGGCATTCTACTTGTTAAAACACCAGGAGTGGGTGAATAACTAAGGATGTTTATTtactatatatgtgtgtgcaggtggcTGGGTGCCTGTTTCCTTGTGTACACGCCTACATCTTCGGGTGTGGGTGCATGTACTCGTGCAAGAAACCAAGTAAGAGGTCATAGAGGACAGATAGGCAGAGGGCAGTGGGGATCAgagtgcatgctgggagctgGGCTGTGCAGCTTGTGCACTCTGTGTCAGTCGAGAGccagggagggcagagagggaggtggaggaaaaggggggagagagggagagagaagggttGGGGGGGCTGCCAGAGCAGACCCTGTGGAAAAACTCCacgggaggaggaagaggacacGCAACAAGCTGCGAGGGAACAGTATTAAAAAGGGAGGTTGTCAATCCGGTCTGAGCTGGTTACCCCACCCTGTACTGTGTGCCAAGTTTCAGGAAAGGCTGTCCCCTCGCTCACGTGTGGGGGGAGATTAAAATGATCGACTGAAGCCTGCACAGTCGGGGGGGGGGTTTCGGCAGAACAAGCCATCCTCGATTTCtctatcaacacacacacacacaagcaaatacTGTAGCATCACAGAGACATCAATAACGCACGAGATACGcacacacgtaaacacacaTATAGGATATCTGCTCCCTCcaaccctcccaccccctccccctccatctgCCAGGGAGACCCAGCAGGGGGTGAGGTTAAGGGGAGggcggggtggggtgggttggGTTGAGGATGCGTTGGGCACGTTGCTCTCTACAAGAGTGAAGCATTCAAATGACATTCCTTCAGACAAGCCCTCCTGGTATGTTTGTGTGCTACACCCCACTACCAAACCTGCCTAACCTGGCTGCCTCTCCTCTTTCGTGCAAGTTCACCTGCGAAcacctctccttttctctcctctgttacGAGTATGTTCTCCCCCTGCAAAAAGCAACGCCTATGTGTCTCCACACCATGAGATCTGGCAGTATGTCAGTTCTGCCCACAGTTCAGAGTTAAGTCTTTAAAAAACACCTCTGCAGAGATGcgggcaggagaggagagaagacgTTTGCTCAAACTTATCACAATCCACTAAATGGGTCaataattgttttcatttgtgcaaAGTTTTATGATAAAGAGGTCATTCAAATTAAAGTTTGTACATTCAAATAACATGGGTCATACTTCAGAgtgctgttttgtttgactaatggtaaaaaaaaatggctgcGCTGTTTCTCGCTCTTGACTGTACGTCTCCCTTAACTCAATTCAGTTTTGATAGGCAGCTGACCACAAAGCCGTTGCAAACAGTGCCAATGTCTTTCACAAAGCTCTGATGAAAACGGACTGTCAGACATGGCATGAGCAAATTTTATTATCCAACCCCTCATCTGAATATctgagggaggggagggcaaagacaaagagaagcggcacaggggagggagagagggagagacagcagAGTCCGGTGGAGATGGAAGAAAGAGCGAAAGAAAGGGCAACCGCATGGCTACCGGTCATGTCCTTCACAGGTGGAAATAGATCTCTGTGAGCCCATCCACACCCGAGCCATCTTGCTTTTtgctaacacagacacacagcaccTGCACTAGACCAGGCATTGCTCTGCAAGCTTGTGTAGCGCGTTATCCCTGGGACATACACAGCTGACCCAGGGTCACGGCTTTGTGGGGTAAAGACGCTGAGCTGAGAGGAGataaaacgcacacacacatacacacacacacacacacaggcacatacacaaaGTCAATTCAGTGCCAACAAAGCATAGAGGGACTACTCTGCATGCAAGAGCCACCTGTCCCCGAATAACCCGCAAAGAGCACTAAGAAAGAGGAAACACGGTGCAACAAACCTGATCCTGACACCTCCTCATGGCTTGAAACATTCCTTATCACTAATTCATGCCTGTGGGTGACAAGGCCCGCAGCCCAGCACAAAGCAGCGCAGCAGCTGTCCGTGTCCCTGGCGTTCCACTTCCAGGGAAGGGCCTTCTCTCAATGCCCCACTCCGTGAGTAACCCAGGCCTGCTTTGCAAGTCAAACAACTGCTTTAACACAGGACCCACCCATCCCATCCCCACCCTCATCACCTGCATCTCATCCGTAACGTCCCTCTACCCCCTTCCCATATATCTGCGCGCAGCAAGGATAGATACCAACATTAGGCTTCAACAGCCCAGACCAAACAGCCAACAACGACCTTCCGTTTTGCTGCTCTTCAGTTGACTGTGCTGTGAGTGTGGTCGTAATATCTATGCCAAGACAGTCACACCCAATTTGCttgtcattcacacacaaacacgttgACATCAGGCTGTGGTTGCAGTTAGTAGAggtagttttatttttcctgataTGTATCATCTATGGAAGGACTGCAAAATTTCCACTCTCAAagtatctctgtctgtctttggcTGACACATACCAGTCATTCCTAAATACAAAGGAACAAACTGTTAACCCTGTGCAACCTCAGATGTTTCTTAGatagaggagaaaataaatagcttcctgagACTTTTTAAGAGCCGTACACAACCACGTTTTTAAGGTTTTACCAAACTTCAGGAAAGGACAAAGTGAAGAACATTACTATCAGacagatcaaaaaaaaaaaaaaaagtaaa from the Lates calcarifer isolate ASB-BC8 linkage group LG17, TLL_Latcal_v3, whole genome shotgun sequence genome contains:
- the zbtb7a gene encoding zinc finger and BTB domain-containing protein 7A produces the protein MSSGAGGRGGRRLRGTASSGGGGGRGGAGEAEEGPVGIPFPEHSADILGSLNKQRLSGLLCDVLLVTQDREFPAHRSVLASCSLYFHKLFTSGAAADQQNIYNIDFVAAEALGALLDFAYTATLTVSHSSVADILAAARLLEISPVQDVCTHLLDTKVLSPPAVSERRDEDEDEEGKGRGGKEQGNRVRAREYLEYFQRGAHWSSSCSTPELRDLPTHLHFNHGNGPSNGAPGGPGEYYSPLALALAQAPTQEPEEEDEDEEEEEDGEAVQGNGASLGSTYYPPSQNGHFYLPPESRLGQETEVENGGREARDRGSASALLQQMMDSIERQKERATTGEEQGDGDDPDMEFYLNYFNSTQHEDTASAAVTQGVPPLWLRGSTGQDRVGGERGVGERGSGGGGGGGGGERKMRSKAFQKCPICSKVIQGAGKLPRHIRTHTGEKPYECAICKVRFTRQDKLKVHMRKHTGEKPYLCTQCGAAFAHNYDLKNHMRVHTGLRPYQCSSCFKTFVRSDHLHRHLKKDGCNGIPSRRGRKPRVREPGLLEPPLGLLSPGSDTSPGPRTIRGRRRSDATSAADVGGDAGAHAHSPQLQELAGEAGP